In Desulforegula conservatrix Mb1Pa, the following are encoded in one genomic region:
- a CDS encoding branched-chain amino acid ABC transporter permease yields the protein MEFFFQQVTNGLAVGSIYAIVALGYTMVYGVLRLINFAHGDLFTIGAYLGLTLLAATTITDKVGGVLGLLILCIMVMGLVALAGTLLERMAYRPLRESPRLSAVVSALGASIFFQNAVMLIYGTQFRVYPHDILPRTVISIAGVDIPVMRLIILAISLCMMAALYFFIQKTKIGTAIRATAIDQGAAKLMGINVDRVIAIVFMTGPALGGAAGLMVGLYYGQISFTMGWVYGLKAFTAAIIGGIGNIPGAMIGGLILGLVEALGSAYISIAWKDAIAFGVLILILVFRPTGLMGERVAEKL from the coding sequence ATGGAATTCTTTTTTCAACAGGTAACCAACGGACTTGCAGTGGGCAGCATATACGCCATTGTTGCCCTTGGATATACAATGGTCTACGGCGTACTTAGACTGATAAATTTTGCCCACGGTGATCTTTTCACCATTGGAGCCTATCTCGGATTAACCCTTCTTGCTGCAACTACAATCACAGACAAGGTCGGAGGAGTTCTCGGACTTCTAATCCTCTGCATAATGGTGATGGGTCTTGTGGCGCTTGCAGGAACTCTGCTTGAAAGAATGGCTTACAGACCATTAAGGGAATCCCCAAGATTATCCGCTGTGGTCTCTGCCCTCGGTGCTTCCATTTTTTTCCAGAATGCGGTGATGCTGATTTACGGCACCCAGTTCAGGGTTTATCCCCACGATATTCTCCCAAGAACAGTAATTTCAATAGCAGGTGTGGACATCCCCGTAATGAGGCTAATCATACTCGCAATATCCCTTTGCATGATGGCAGCCCTCTATTTTTTCATACAGAAAACAAAAATAGGTACCGCAATAAGGGCAACAGCCATTGACCAGGGGGCTGCAAAGCTCATGGGTATTAATGTAGACAGGGTCATAGCAATTGTTTTTATGACAGGCCCGGCTTTAGGCGGAGCAGCCGGACTGATGGTCGGACTTTATTACGGACAGATAAGCTTCACCATGGGATGGGTATACGGGCTCAAGGCTTTTACGGCTGCAATAATAGGCGGAATAGGCAATATTCCGGGGGCCATGATAGGCGGATTAATACTTGGACTGGTTGAGGCACTTGGATCTGCCTATATATCAATAGCATGGAAGGATGCCATTGCTTTCGGAGTACTGATTCTGATTCTTGTTTTCAGGCCGACAGGACTCATGGGAGAACGTGTCGCTGAGAAATTGTGA